In Pangasianodon hypophthalmus isolate fPanHyp1 chromosome 29, fPanHyp1.pri, whole genome shotgun sequence, one genomic interval encodes:
- the kcnj4 gene encoding ATP-sensitive inward rectifier potassium channel 12: MSSNRTTRYSIVSPDEERLKISTLGLHNGHSSPGSAMSSAVASVGGYNMENNYNGKISTRGRGQVRSRFVKKNGQCNVVFSNMEDKSQRYLADIFTTCVDIRWRYLLLIFCTTFMVSWLIFGLIFYSVALTHGDFDPDRHLRGKMGAGAPGEGQQKEWKPCLLHVEGFLGAFLFSIETQTTIGYGWRCVTEECPVAVATVVVQSILGCIIDSFMIGTIMAKMARPKKRNQTLLFSQNAVIALRDGKLCLMWRVGNLRKSHIVEAHVRAQLIKPRVTEEGEFIPLEQTDLNVGYDEGTDRLFLVSPLVIVHEIDEDSPLWAMSRSDLENDVFEIVVILEGMVEATAMTTQARSSYLSHEILWGHRFEPVVYEDHDRYQVDYARFHKTYAVPSTPLCSAKELSEVASHQSSKASSQSETPISRRTHFLRPPCSPSAFCYENEVALYSGEEEDEEGISKNRVEEGLTTLETDLTVLTTTGIPAEFQKMFQDTPTVTSGSNVLCVLDMDNQMEFDILQTSIPLDPLTYKSESEI, translated from the exons ATGAGTAGCAACAGaaccaccag GTACAGCATTGTTTCTCCTGATGAGGAAAGGCTGAAGATCTCGACTCTCGGGCTTCACAACGGCCACAGCTCACCTGGGAGCGCCATGAGCAGCGCTGTAGCTAGCGTAGGTGGCTACAACATGGAGAACAACTACAATGGGAAAATCTCCACGAGGGGGCGTGGCCAAGTGCGGAGCCGTTTcgttaaaaaaaatggccaatGTAACGTTGTTTTCtccaacatggaggacaaatCACAGCGCTACCTGGCTGATATATTCACAACCTGCGTGGACATCCGCTGGCGCTACCTACTGCTCATCTTCTGCACGACGTTCATGGTGTCGTGGCTGATCTTTGGATTGATTTTCTACAGCGTGGCCCTCACACATGGAGATTTCGACCCTGATCGCCACCTGAGGGGGAAAATGGGGGCAGGAGCACCAGGCGAGGGGCAACAGAAGGAGTGGAAGCCATGTTTGCTCCACGTGGAAGGTTTTCTTGGCGCCTTCCTGTTTTCAATCGAGACTCAAACAACAATTGGATATGGCTGGCGCTGTGTCACCGAGGAGTGTCCAGTTGCCGTGGCAACAGTAGTAGTTCAGTCCATTTTGGGATGCATCATTGACTCATTCATGATCGGTACCATCATGGCCAAGATGGCGCGACCCAAGAAGCGAAACCAGACGCTTCTGTTTTCCCAAAACGCCGTTATAGCACTGCGGGACGGGAAGCTGTGCCTCATGTGGCGTGTCGGAAATCTCCGGAAAAGTCACATCGTTGAAGCTCACGTCCGAGCCCAGCTGATTAAACCCCGAGTGACAGAGGAGGGCGAGTTCATCCCGCTGGAGCAGACGGACCTGAATGTGGGTTATGATGAAGGAACTGATCGCCTTTTCCTCGTCTCACCTCTTGTTATCGTCCACGAGATTGACGAGGACTCGCCGCTTTGGGCCATGAGCCGCTCCGATCTGGAAAACGATGTCTTTGAGATTGTTGTGATTCTTGAGGGAATGGTAGAAGCCACTGCTATGACCACGCAAGCACGAAGCTCGTACCTTTCCCATGAGATCCTTTGGGGTCATCGCTTTGAGCCGGTTGTGTATGAAGATCACGATCGCTACCAGGTGGACTACGCTCGCTTCCACAAGACCTACGCAGTTCCCTCAACTCCTTTGTGCAGTGCTAAGGAGCTCAGTGAGGTAGCGAGTCATCAATCGTCCAAAGCGTCATCACAATCCGAGACGCCGATTAGTCGCAGGACCCATTTTCTGCGACCACCTTGCTCGCCCAGTGCGTTCTGTTACGAGAATGAAGTGGCTCTGTACTCTggggaagaggaggatgaggaagggATAAGTAAGAACAGAGTGGAGGAAGGTCTAACCACACTAGAAACGGATCTGACAGTCCTAACCACGACTGGCATTCCAGCAGAATTCCAGAAAATGTTCCAGGATACTCCAACAGTAACTTCTGGAAGCAACGTCCTCTGTGTGCTGGACATGGACAATCAGATGGAGTTTGATATTCTTCAGACATCCATTCCTCTGGATCCTCTGACGTACAAGAGCGAATCAGAGATATGA